One Lacunisphaera limnophila DNA window includes the following coding sequences:
- a CDS encoding ABC transporter permease: MSWFRNLGYLFRRDRLNAEMAEEMAHHVELLTEQNRRAGLSEAEARSAALREFGNVGSVQGRVREQRGWLAVEAALRDLRQALRGLRHQPGFAAVVVLTLALGIGANAAIFTLVNAVLFRPLAVHDEDRLVVLQTEDRATGGNSAGLSYLNFADWRAGTTSFSGMAAVAESELVLMLQDRAVRVRAALVSPEFFPVAGIQPLLGRSFLPAEELPGGLQGVTPAMLTHATWVGLFNADPAVIGRQLEISEMPCEIVGVTPAGLFPVEPEPVDIWLPPVILGDPAREGSANASRAYRPYIGALARLRPGVSLGQAQAELEALHVAIRTAHPEIGRDLTVRISPLRALLVGDHGPKLGLLAAVVGLVLLIACLNVANLLLSRAITRQRELAVRSALGASRRDLIRQAMAETFVLATLGGGFGLLLAAWMIGLAETYLPEGLPRLAGLVPEGRVLLFCGGVVVLTGLFCGWLPALVGGTTRPIDALKAGGRGSSGGRHNRLRHALVVGQIALSLALLVAAGLMLRSLGRLQQVQPGYQVENILTAQIALTGQRYMREDFEPTAVNHFMTRLTEALARIPGVSAVSHAQSVPLTGVENNTSYAVVEVPTEPGSKPSAQLRFVAHDYLDTLGIPVVAGRGFTAHDGPAAPAVALVNEAFVREALAGRNPLGLHLRMGWGGFTPKEIVGVVADVRHRSPGDTPRPEVYVPQAQFANAGITLVVRTAVRPEALAESIRREVWRLDPGMPVTEIRALADYRERALSGQRLAAVLLGLFSGTALVLTLVGLYGVMSHHAASRRQEMGIRAALGARPAELYRLMLGQGIRLAVMGIGLGLVLAAGLARLLRSQLYDVSAVDPLTYGALSGLVLLATLLATLLPARRAAKADPMVALRAE, encoded by the coding sequence ATGTCCTGGTTTCGCAATCTTGGGTACCTCTTCCGCCGTGATCGCCTCAACGCCGAGATGGCCGAGGAGATGGCGCATCATGTTGAGCTCCTGACCGAGCAGAACCGCCGGGCCGGCCTGAGTGAGGCGGAAGCCCGGAGCGCGGCGCTGCGGGAATTTGGCAACGTGGGCAGCGTGCAAGGGCGGGTCCGCGAGCAACGCGGCTGGCTGGCGGTGGAGGCCGCGCTCCGCGACTTGCGGCAGGCGCTGCGCGGGTTGCGGCACCAGCCGGGCTTTGCGGCCGTGGTCGTGCTAACGCTCGCGCTGGGCATCGGCGCCAACGCCGCGATCTTCACGCTCGTGAACGCGGTGCTTTTCCGCCCGCTGGCGGTGCACGATGAGGACCGGCTGGTGGTGCTGCAGACCGAGGACCGGGCGACGGGCGGCAACTCGGCCGGACTCTCGTATCTGAATTTCGCCGACTGGCGCGCCGGCACGACGTCTTTTTCGGGCATGGCGGCGGTGGCCGAATCGGAACTGGTACTGATGCTGCAAGATCGCGCGGTGCGGGTCCGGGCGGCCCTGGTGTCGCCCGAGTTTTTCCCGGTCGCCGGCATCCAGCCTCTGCTGGGCCGTTCGTTTCTGCCGGCGGAGGAACTTCCCGGCGGGCTGCAGGGCGTGACGCCGGCCATGCTGACGCACGCGACCTGGGTCGGGCTGTTCAACGCCGACCCCGCGGTGATCGGCCGCCAGCTGGAGATCAGCGAAATGCCCTGCGAGATCGTGGGCGTCACGCCCGCCGGACTGTTTCCGGTCGAGCCGGAGCCGGTGGATATCTGGCTGCCGCCGGTCATTTTGGGCGACCCCGCGCGGGAGGGCAGCGCCAATGCCAGCCGGGCCTACCGGCCCTATATCGGGGCGCTGGCCCGGCTGCGGCCCGGCGTGAGTCTCGGGCAGGCGCAGGCCGAGTTGGAGGCGCTGCATGTGGCCATCCGGACCGCGCACCCGGAGATCGGTCGCGACCTGACCGTGCGGATCAGCCCGTTGCGGGCCTTACTGGTCGGGGATCACGGCCCGAAGCTCGGGCTGCTGGCGGCGGTGGTCGGGCTGGTGCTGCTCATCGCCTGCTTGAACGTGGCCAACCTGCTGCTCAGCCGGGCGATCACCCGGCAGCGGGAGCTGGCCGTGCGCAGCGCACTCGGCGCCAGCCGCCGGGACCTGATCCGGCAGGCCATGGCGGAGACTTTCGTGCTGGCGACGCTCGGCGGCGGATTCGGCTTGTTGCTGGCGGCTTGGATGATCGGTCTGGCGGAAACGTACCTGCCCGAGGGACTGCCCCGGCTGGCCGGTCTGGTCCCGGAGGGACGGGTCCTGCTGTTTTGCGGCGGCGTGGTGGTCCTGACCGGACTGTTCTGCGGTTGGCTGCCCGCCCTGGTGGGGGGCACGACCCGGCCGATCGACGCGCTCAAGGCGGGCGGCCGCGGCAGCAGCGGTGGTCGGCACAACCGGCTGAGACATGCGCTGGTGGTCGGCCAGATCGCGCTGTCGCTGGCACTGCTCGTGGCGGCGGGCCTGATGCTGCGCAGCCTGGGGCGGCTGCAGCAGGTGCAGCCGGGCTATCAGGTGGAGAACATCCTCACCGCGCAGATCGCCCTGACGGGCCAGCGCTACATGCGGGAGGATTTCGAGCCGACGGCGGTGAATCATTTCATGACCCGGCTGACCGAGGCGTTGGCCCGGATCCCCGGGGTTTCCGCCGTGAGCCATGCCCAGAGCGTGCCCCTGACCGGCGTCGAGAACAACACGAGCTATGCGGTGGTGGAGGTACCGACGGAGCCCGGGAGCAAGCCCTCGGCGCAGCTGCGCTTCGTCGCGCATGACTACCTGGACACGCTGGGCATACCCGTGGTTGCGGGCCGCGGCTTCACCGCACACGACGGCCCCGCGGCACCGGCGGTAGCGCTGGTCAACGAGGCCTTTGTTCGCGAGGCCCTCGCCGGCCGGAATCCCCTTGGGCTCCACCTGCGGATGGGCTGGGGCGGTTTCACGCCCAAGGAAATCGTCGGCGTGGTGGCGGATGTGCGGCATCGGTCACCCGGCGACACGCCGCGCCCCGAAGTGTACGTGCCGCAGGCCCAATTCGCCAATGCGGGAATCACGCTGGTGGTGCGCACCGCGGTGCGTCCGGAGGCGCTGGCGGAGTCCATCCGGCGTGAGGTGTGGCGGCTGGACCCCGGCATGCCGGTCACGGAGATCCGGGCCCTGGCGGATTATCGCGAGCGGGCCCTGTCCGGCCAGCGGCTGGCCGCCGTGTTGCTCGGGTTGTTTTCCGGCACGGCCCTCGTGCTCACGTTGGTAGGGCTCTACGGGGTCATGAGTCATCACGCGGCCAGCCGGCGGCAGGAGATGGGCATCCGGGCCGCGTTGGGGGCGCGGCCGGCGGAGCTTTATCGCCTCATGCTGGGCCAAGGAATCCGTCTGGCGGTGATGGGCATAGGCCTGGGTCTGGTGCTGGCCGCGGGACTGGCGCGGTTGCTGCGGAGCCAGCTCTACGACGTCAGCGCGGTGGATCCGCTGACCTATGGCGCGCTCAGCGGGTTGGTGCTGCTGGCGACCCTGCTGGCGACGCTGCTGCCGGCGCGGCGGGCGGCGAAGGCGGATCCGATGGTTGCGCTGCGGGCGGAGTGA
- a CDS encoding PadR family transcriptional regulator: MATNKADLLQGTLDLLILKSLQHEPMHGFGISLRIRQMSREMLTVEQGSLYPALYRLEDQGWIKSEWGVSDNNRKAKFYTLSATGRKQLAAEEQSWAKLSTAINLVLGHA; this comes from the coding sequence ATGGCCACCAACAAAGCTGATCTGCTGCAGGGGACCCTCGACCTGCTCATCCTCAAATCGCTCCAGCACGAACCGATGCACGGCTTCGGGATTTCGCTGCGGATCCGGCAGATGTCCCGGGAAATGCTGACCGTCGAGCAGGGCTCGCTTTATCCGGCGCTCTACCGATTGGAGGACCAGGGCTGGATCAAATCGGAGTGGGGCGTCTCCGACAACAACCGGAAGGCGAAGTTCTACACGCTGAGCGCCACGGGGCGCAAGCAGCTGGCCGCCGAGGAGCAGAGCTGGGCCAAGCTCTCCACCGCCATCAACCTGGTGTTGGGTCACGCCTGA
- a CDS encoding AI-2E family transporter has protein sequence MAEADAPLLSPAQRRLVGFALGFGAIVTIFALLALILIGLGRFIGEFSSVIWPIATAGILALILRPVVTIFQNRLKLGRLSAVILLYGLFVLLVAGVLFAFAPAIISQVIDFIAYLPKLWESSLKWGETHFPEWLAVARQHLENPAIKGALETVTQQAQDFVAQLAPSLKQAGASIFGFFGLIASLAIIPVYLFFFLLSGTDDPVKKLPEHLSFLNTDHREDVMFLLREFLGIIVAFFRGQILIGFIMGVLLALGFTLGGLRFGLALGLIVGLLNIVPYLGSILGLSVVIPLALLQEGGGLSLVGLCLGVFVAVQLIEGWLLTPRIMGQQTGLHPVAIIFAVFFWGHAFGGVLGMLLAVPLTAFFVTAWRLARHKYLRKPAT, from the coding sequence ATGGCCGAAGCCGACGCCCCCCTGCTCTCCCCCGCCCAGCGCCGGCTGGTCGGCTTCGCCCTCGGCTTCGGCGCCATCGTCACGATCTTCGCCCTGCTGGCGCTCATCCTCATCGGCCTCGGCCGCTTCATCGGCGAGTTCTCCAGCGTGATCTGGCCCATCGCCACCGCCGGCATCCTGGCCCTCATCCTCCGGCCGGTCGTCACCATTTTTCAGAATCGCCTCAAGCTGGGCCGGCTCAGCGCCGTGATCTTGCTTTACGGCCTGTTTGTCCTGCTCGTCGCCGGGGTGCTCTTCGCCTTCGCCCCGGCCATCATCTCGCAGGTCATCGATTTCATCGCCTACCTGCCGAAGCTCTGGGAAAGCAGCCTCAAATGGGGCGAAACCCACTTCCCTGAATGGCTGGCTGTCGCGCGCCAGCATCTGGAGAACCCGGCCATCAAGGGCGCGCTCGAGACCGTCACGCAACAGGCGCAGGACTTCGTTGCCCAACTCGCACCCTCCCTCAAGCAGGCCGGCGCCAGCATTTTTGGTTTCTTCGGCTTGATCGCCTCCCTGGCCATCATTCCTGTCTACCTTTTCTTCTTCCTCCTGTCCGGCACCGACGACCCGGTCAAGAAGCTGCCGGAGCACCTGAGCTTCCTGAATACCGATCACCGCGAAGACGTGATGTTCCTCCTGCGGGAGTTCCTCGGCATCATCGTGGCTTTCTTCCGCGGCCAGATCCTGATCGGCTTCATCATGGGCGTGCTGCTGGCCCTCGGCTTTACTCTGGGCGGCCTGCGCTTCGGTCTGGCCTTGGGTCTGATCGTCGGCCTGCTCAATATCGTACCCTACCTCGGGTCCATTCTCGGCCTGAGTGTCGTGATTCCCCTCGCCCTGCTCCAGGAGGGTGGCGGGCTCAGTCTGGTGGGCCTCTGCCTCGGGGTGTTTGTGGCGGTGCAGCTGATCGAGGGCTGGTTGCTCACCCCGCGCATCATGGGCCAGCAGACCGGCCTGCACCCGGTGGCGATCATCTTCGCCGTCTTCTTCTGGGGCCACGCCTTCGGCGGCGTGCTCGGCATGCTGCTCGCCGTGCCACTCACCGCCTTCTTCGTGACCGCCTGGCGCCTGGCCCGGCACAAGTACCTGCGCAAACCCGCAACCTAG
- a CDS encoding MBL fold metallo-hydrolase RNA specificity domain-containing protein, which produces MHQHKGLNLPQIGWWLDAQRAQSRCFISHAHSDHIGPHREIVATRATASLMRLRMAGKRVETILEYNQPWTADFGCEFRLHPAGHIFGSAMLEARSEHGTLLYTGDFKLRPSLAAETCATPRADVLIMETTFGLPKYAFPPDAEIEHQIVDFCRSALADQVTPVLYAYSLGKTQELLQIVGRAGLPVMIHAHGYRLTQRYAELGMKLPPFKELDLHHHAGHVVIAPPMTGATEPLTWINPKRTAVATGWAIDGGAKYQYGCDAAFPLSDHADYPDLLAFVDRVQPKLVYTVHGFAKEFASTLRARGIEAWALGQQNQMDLGLG; this is translated from the coding sequence GTGCATCAACACAAGGGACTCAACCTGCCGCAGATCGGCTGGTGGCTCGATGCCCAGCGCGCGCAATCCCGCTGTTTCATCTCCCACGCGCATTCCGATCACATCGGCCCGCACCGTGAGATCGTCGCCACCCGCGCCACCGCCAGCCTCATGCGCCTGCGGATGGCCGGCAAACGCGTCGAGACCATCCTGGAATACAACCAGCCTTGGACCGCGGACTTCGGCTGCGAATTCCGCCTGCACCCCGCCGGCCACATCTTCGGCTCGGCCATGCTCGAGGCCCGGAGCGAACACGGCACCCTGCTCTACACCGGCGACTTCAAGCTCCGCCCCAGCCTCGCCGCCGAGACCTGCGCCACCCCGCGCGCCGATGTGCTCATCATGGAGACGACCTTCGGCCTGCCGAAATACGCCTTCCCGCCCGATGCCGAGATCGAGCACCAGATCGTGGATTTCTGCCGGTCCGCCCTCGCCGACCAGGTTACTCCCGTGCTCTACGCCTACAGCCTGGGCAAGACCCAGGAGCTGCTGCAGATCGTCGGTCGCGCCGGCCTGCCGGTTATGATCCATGCCCACGGCTACCGGCTGACCCAGCGCTACGCCGAGCTGGGCATGAAGCTGCCGCCCTTCAAGGAACTCGATTTGCACCACCACGCCGGCCACGTCGTCATCGCCCCGCCGATGACCGGCGCCACCGAGCCACTGACCTGGATCAACCCGAAGCGTACCGCCGTCGCCACCGGCTGGGCCATCGATGGCGGCGCCAAGTACCAATACGGCTGCGATGCGGCGTTCCCCCTCTCCGACCACGCCGACTATCCCGACCTCCTGGCCTTCGTGGACCGCGTGCAGCCGAAACTCGTCTACACGGTCCACGGCTTCGCCAAGGAATTCGCCTCCACCCTCCGCGCCCGCGGCATCGAGGCCTGGGCCCTCGGCCAGCAAAACCAGATGGACCTCGGCCTGGGCTGA
- a CDS encoding DUF3108 domain-containing protein: protein MKSLLLFLLLPGLALAAPFTAIRDGESFTYKVGFAIFSHAGNITLSGQAETTPGQDRIRVTADTRSRGMVRGLYEFDSTAVALIDRPTGRLLGVKETGADPKRPIDNEFQIDYEKRVATFTDRVRTHRSATLPLPGDSDPIDLISALVQTRDWDLKPGEKRDLVVQFGRDFYPLSIHAEGYEEVRTPMGKYRTLVLVPRMDPAKAKGLFKRGGEIKVWIAQDGSKLPVKMQLKLNFGAATLLLSEYQPPK from the coding sequence GTGAAATCCCTCCTCCTCTTCCTCCTCCTACCTGGCCTCGCCCTCGCGGCGCCGTTCACCGCCATCCGTGACGGGGAGAGTTTCACCTACAAGGTCGGCTTCGCCATTTTCAGCCACGCGGGTAACATCACCCTCTCCGGCCAGGCTGAAACCACGCCCGGTCAAGACCGCATCCGCGTCACGGCCGACACCCGCTCGCGCGGCATGGTCCGCGGGCTCTACGAATTCGACAGCACCGCCGTCGCGCTGATCGACCGGCCGACCGGCCGCCTGTTGGGCGTGAAGGAGACCGGCGCCGACCCGAAGCGCCCGATCGACAACGAATTTCAGATCGACTACGAAAAACGCGTTGCGACGTTCACCGACCGCGTTCGCACCCACCGCAGCGCGACCCTGCCGCTGCCCGGCGATTCCGACCCGATCGACCTGATCAGCGCCCTCGTCCAGACGCGCGACTGGGACCTCAAGCCCGGGGAGAAACGCGATCTCGTTGTCCAGTTCGGCCGGGACTTCTACCCGCTGTCGATCCACGCCGAGGGTTATGAGGAAGTGCGCACGCCCATGGGAAAATACCGCACCCTCGTCCTCGTGCCCCGCATGGACCCGGCGAAGGCCAAGGGCCTCTTCAAGCGCGGCGGCGAGATCAAGGTCTGGATCGCCCAGGACGGCAGCAAACTCCCCGTGAAGATGCAGCTGAAACTGAATTTCGGCGCCGCCACCCTGCTGCTCAGCGAGTATCAGCCGCCGAAGTGA
- a CDS encoding DNA-3-methyladenine glycosylase, whose product MKRIVQPAELQVRNTPALARWLLGKVLVRTAAGGARCEHMITEVEAYHGETDRACHASKGRTSRTAVMYKPGGCWYVYLCYGVHEMLNLVTGPAEHPAAVLIRGVDAVAGPGRLTKRLRIDRKLNGQQAVPASGLHVEDHGIKVPRGRIKSGPRIGVDYAGPGWAEKPWRFWVEA is encoded by the coding sequence ATGAAGCGCATCGTCCAGCCCGCCGAACTGCAGGTCCGCAACACCCCGGCCTTGGCAAGGTGGCTCTTGGGCAAGGTGTTAGTGAGGACGGCCGCCGGCGGGGCACGATGTGAGCATATGATCACCGAGGTCGAAGCCTACCACGGCGAGACGGACCGGGCCTGTCATGCGAGCAAGGGACGCACGTCGCGCACGGCGGTGATGTATAAGCCGGGCGGATGCTGGTATGTCTATCTCTGTTACGGCGTGCACGAGATGCTGAATCTGGTGACGGGGCCGGCGGAGCACCCGGCGGCGGTGCTGATCCGGGGAGTGGACGCGGTCGCCGGGCCGGGCCGGTTGACGAAGCGGTTGCGGATTGATCGGAAACTAAACGGCCAGCAGGCGGTGCCCGCGAGCGGGCTGCATGTGGAGGATCATGGGATTAAGGTGCCGCGCGGCCGGATCAAGTCGGGTCCGCGGATCGGGGTGGATTACGCCGGGCCGGGGTGGGCGGAGAAACCGTGGCGGTTTTGGGTGGAGGCTTGA
- the rplU gene encoding 50S ribosomal protein L21 codes for MKATIKTQGKQFSVSEGDILIVDRYPKTEAGSTVEINEVLAAGEGENFKVGTPFLTGASVKAKVLENKRGKKVIVFKKKKRKGMERKRGHRQELSVIKIESITA; via the coding sequence ATGAAAGCCACTATCAAAACACAGGGGAAGCAGTTCTCGGTCAGCGAGGGCGACATCCTCATCGTGGATCGCTATCCCAAGACGGAAGCCGGTTCCACGGTCGAAATCAACGAGGTCCTCGCTGCGGGCGAGGGCGAAAATTTCAAGGTCGGCACCCCCTTCCTCACCGGCGCCTCGGTCAAGGCCAAGGTCCTCGAGAACAAGCGCGGCAAGAAGGTGATCGTCTTCAAGAAGAAGAAGCGCAAGGGCATGGAGCGCAAACGCGGCCACCGCCAGGAGCTCTCGGTCATCAAGATCGAGTCCATCACGGCTTAA
- the rpmA gene encoding 50S ribosomal protein L27 yields MAHKKGQGTSSNGRDSHSQRLGVKVFGGEKIIAGGIIVRQRGSKHHAGKGVGTGRDWTLFALKDGTVQFDKAHRKVNVV; encoded by the coding sequence ATGGCACATAAGAAAGGTCAGGGCACATCCTCCAACGGTCGCGACAGCCATTCCCAGCGTCTCGGCGTCAAGGTTTTCGGCGGCGAGAAGATCATCGCCGGCGGCATCATCGTCCGTCAGCGCGGCTCCAAGCACCACGCCGGCAAGGGCGTCGGCACCGGCCGCGATTGGACGCTCTTCGCGCTTAAGGACGGCACCGTCCAGTTCGACAAGGCCCACCGCAAGGTGAACGTCGTCTAA
- the scpB gene encoding SMC-Scp complex subunit ScpB, with product MAFDLKRVLKVMLFASNGPLSVKDIQTAVSRFHEQATSLPLEEAAPEAGAEGGGEAVVPAVPATGEVPVEAAEVPLVDPSEDDESYRDVPTLIPAAQIRETMDTLALEMRAADSEVVLIEGTNGWRLATHPRYARWVRLLRNEPPPVRLSPSALETLAVVAYRQPVTRADIEQIRGVSADAGLQKLQERDLVYIVGRADLPGRPIQYGTTEAFLEFVGIKSLDELPASDVLSPRQIDAWLQTSANPRAAGDSDMGLDETEEDQLTLKQTESTPVAVESPAEAAAPVETPAADAPPTTTEA from the coding sequence ATGGCCTTTGATCTCAAGCGCGTTTTGAAAGTGATGCTGTTCGCCTCGAACGGTCCCCTTTCGGTGAAAGACATCCAGACGGCCGTGAGCCGTTTCCATGAGCAGGCCACGAGCCTGCCGCTGGAGGAGGCCGCGCCCGAGGCCGGCGCCGAGGGCGGGGGCGAGGCGGTCGTGCCGGCGGTGCCGGCCACGGGCGAAGTCCCGGTGGAAGCCGCCGAGGTGCCCCTCGTCGATCCGTCTGAGGATGATGAATCTTATCGCGACGTGCCGACCTTGATTCCCGCGGCGCAAATCCGGGAGACGATGGACACCCTGGCGCTCGAGATGCGGGCGGCGGACAGCGAGGTGGTTTTGATTGAGGGCACCAACGGTTGGCGCCTGGCCACGCATCCGCGTTATGCGCGCTGGGTGCGCCTGCTGCGTAACGAGCCCCCGCCGGTGCGCCTGAGCCCGTCGGCCCTCGAGACGCTGGCCGTCGTGGCGTATCGCCAGCCGGTGACCCGGGCGGACATCGAGCAGATCCGCGGGGTGTCGGCGGATGCCGGCCTGCAGAAGCTGCAGGAGCGCGATCTCGTTTATATTGTTGGGCGGGCCGACCTGCCGGGACGTCCGATCCAATATGGGACGACCGAGGCGTTCCTGGAATTTGTGGGCATCAAGTCGCTCGACGAGCTGCCGGCGTCCGACGTGCTGTCGCCGCGCCAGATCGATGCATGGCTGCAGACCTCCGCCAATCCGCGGGCCGCGGGTGATTCCGACATGGGCCTCGACGAGACGGAGGAAGACCAGCTGACGCTGAAGCAGACGGAGTCGACGCCGGTTGCGGTCGAATCGCCCGCGGAAGCGGCTGCGCCGGTGGAGACGCCGGCCGCGGATGCCCCGCCTACGACGACCGAGGCGTAA
- a CDS encoding glucose-6-phosphate isomerase, producing the protein MTWDRFKSLYYTNARLGLSLDISRMPFPEDFLTGMQPKLQQAFADMAALEGGAIANPDEKRMVGHYWLRNAELAPTPELRTAITDTLEAIKVFTAKVHKGEIAAPAGKFKEVLVIGIGGSALGPQLVSHALGRIKGNRDKLRVSFFDNTDPDGMDYVLKELGSRLKQTLVIVISKSGGTAETRNGMLETQAVFKAAGLDHAKQFVAVTGEGSKLDQVAVAEGWLARFPMWDWVGGRTSELCAVGLLPAALQGIKIDQMLAGAAAMDEVTRKKSLRDNPAALLALMWYWATDGKGTKDMVVLPYKDRFLLFSRYLQQLVMESLGKELDLAGNVVNQGIAVYGNKGSTDQHAYVQQLREGVNNFFVTFIEVLKDRVADDSMEVEPGVTSGDFLQGFFLGTRDALSEKNRHSITITVNEVSPRSLGQLIALYERAVGLYASLVGINAYHQPGVEAGKKAAGSVIALKLKIAAALQAAQGREFTAETLAAQLNQPERTELIFKVLEHLAANPGSKVVKTVRKPWSDSTYAAKI; encoded by the coding sequence ATGACGTGGGATCGCTTCAAGTCGCTGTACTACACCAACGCCCGCCTCGGCCTGTCACTCGACATCAGCCGCATGCCCTTCCCTGAGGACTTCCTCACCGGGATGCAGCCCAAGCTCCAGCAGGCCTTCGCCGACATGGCCGCCCTCGAGGGGGGCGCCATCGCCAATCCCGACGAGAAGCGCATGGTCGGCCACTACTGGCTCCGTAACGCCGAGCTGGCCCCCACCCCCGAGCTCCGCACCGCCATCACCGACACCCTGGAGGCCATCAAGGTCTTCACCGCCAAGGTCCACAAGGGCGAGATCGCCGCCCCCGCCGGCAAGTTCAAGGAGGTCCTCGTGATCGGCATCGGCGGCTCCGCCCTCGGACCCCAGCTCGTCAGCCACGCCCTCGGCCGGATCAAGGGCAACCGCGACAAGCTGCGCGTCTCCTTCTTCGACAACACCGACCCCGACGGCATGGACTACGTGCTCAAGGAACTCGGCAGCCGCCTCAAGCAGACCCTCGTCATCGTCATCTCCAAGTCCGGCGGCACCGCCGAGACCCGCAACGGTATGCTCGAGACCCAGGCCGTCTTCAAGGCCGCCGGCCTCGACCACGCCAAGCAGTTCGTCGCCGTCACCGGCGAGGGCTCCAAGCTCGACCAGGTCGCCGTCGCCGAGGGCTGGCTCGCCCGCTTCCCCATGTGGGACTGGGTCGGCGGCCGCACCTCCGAACTCTGCGCGGTCGGCCTCCTGCCCGCCGCCCTCCAGGGCATCAAGATCGACCAGATGCTCGCCGGCGCCGCCGCCATGGACGAGGTCACCCGCAAGAAATCCCTCCGCGACAACCCCGCCGCCCTCCTCGCCCTCATGTGGTACTGGGCCACGGACGGCAAGGGCACCAAGGACATGGTCGTCCTGCCCTACAAGGACCGCTTCCTCCTCTTCTCGCGCTACCTCCAGCAACTCGTCATGGAATCGCTGGGCAAGGAGCTCGATCTCGCCGGCAACGTCGTCAACCAGGGCATCGCCGTCTACGGCAACAAGGGCTCCACCGACCAGCACGCCTACGTCCAGCAGCTGCGCGAGGGCGTGAACAACTTCTTCGTCACTTTCATCGAGGTGCTCAAGGACCGCGTCGCCGACGATTCCATGGAGGTCGAGCCGGGCGTCACCAGCGGTGACTTCCTCCAGGGCTTCTTCCTCGGCACCCGCGACGCCCTCAGCGAGAAGAACCGCCACTCGATCACGATCACGGTCAACGAGGTGTCCCCCCGCTCGCTCGGCCAGCTGATCGCCCTCTACGAGCGCGCCGTCGGTCTCTACGCCTCCCTGGTCGGCATCAACGCCTACCACCAGCCCGGGGTCGAGGCCGGCAAAAAGGCCGCCGGCAGCGTCATCGCCCTCAAGCTCAAGATTGCCGCCGCCCTCCAAGCCGCCCAGGGCCGGGAATTCACCGCCGAGACCCTCGCCGCCCAGCTCAATCAGCCCGAGCGCACCGAACTCATCTTCAAGGTCCTCGAGCACCTCGCCGCCAACCCCGGCAGCAAGGTCGTGAAGACCGTCCGCAAGCCCTGGTCCGACTCCACCTACGCCGCCAAGATCTGA
- the rsmI gene encoding 16S rRNA (cytidine(1402)-2'-O)-methyltransferase, giving the protein MNAPAVNPSLTPQPGHLYVVATPIGNLADLTDRAKAILGAVDLVACEDTRTTGAMLTRLGLHRELAAYHEHNETEAADRLAEFIANGKSVAVVSDAGTPGLSDPGFRIVRACRRRSLPVIPVPGACALTAVLSAAGLPTNGFLFAGFLPPKSAARIGFLTKYRDFDYTLALYESCHRIDKFAAEIVATLGPDRVICIAKEVTKLHETFHVGLASEVLAKLTAGSLKGEFVVLIAPKDFTL; this is encoded by the coding sequence ATGAACGCGCCAGCCGTCAATCCTTCGCTGACGCCCCAGCCCGGCCATCTCTACGTGGTGGCCACGCCCATCGGCAATCTCGCCGATCTCACCGACCGGGCCAAGGCCATCCTCGGCGCCGTCGATCTCGTCGCCTGCGAGGACACCCGCACCACCGGCGCCATGCTCACGCGCCTCGGCCTCCATCGCGAACTGGCCGCCTACCACGAGCACAACGAGACCGAGGCTGCCGACCGCCTCGCCGAATTCATCGCCAACGGCAAATCCGTCGCCGTCGTCAGCGACGCCGGCACCCCCGGCCTCAGCGATCCGGGTTTCCGCATCGTCCGCGCCTGCCGCCGCCGCAGCCTGCCCGTCATCCCCGTCCCCGGCGCCTGCGCCCTCACTGCCGTGCTCTCCGCCGCCGGTCTGCCGACCAATGGTTTCCTCTTCGCGGGTTTCCTCCCGCCCAAATCCGCCGCGCGCATCGGTTTCCTGACGAAATACCGCGACTTCGACTACACGCTCGCCCTCTACGAGAGCTGCCACCGCATCGACAAGTTCGCCGCCGAGATCGTCGCGACGCTCGGCCCCGACCGTGTCATCTGCATCGCCAAGGAGGTCACCAAGCTCCACGAGACCTTCCACGTCGGCCTGGCCTCCGAGGTCCTGGCCAAGCTCACCGCTGGCAGCCTCAAGGGCGAATTCGTCGTCCTGATCGCCCCGAAGGACTTCACCTTGTAA